In one Mucilaginibacter sp. PAMB04168 genomic region, the following are encoded:
- a CDS encoding MauE/DoxX family redox-associated membrane protein, giving the protein MNTKEKLLKVIAGIIAALFFYAAMSKLADLDKSRQEMRNQVFPTLIADLLWWLVPLTELVLVSLLLYLPSRLRALYASVALLSAFTIYIAITMTGVFGRVPCSCGGILSHMGYSTHLLFNLVFIGLALGGIAIDNEWKAINRWLHPNKERRLRQLNDQR; this is encoded by the coding sequence ATGAACACGAAAGAAAAGCTATTGAAAGTAATTGCCGGCATCATAGCAGCGTTGTTTTTTTATGCAGCGATGAGCAAGCTGGCTGATCTGGACAAATCACGGCAGGAAATGCGTAACCAGGTTTTTCCAACCCTGATCGCTGATCTCTTATGGTGGCTGGTACCCTTAACAGAGTTGGTACTGGTATCCTTATTACTCTATTTACCAAGCAGGTTGAGAGCGCTGTATGCTTCCGTTGCTTTACTGAGTGCTTTTACGATTTATATTGCGATTACCATGACCGGGGTATTTGGCCGGGTTCCCTGCAGCTGTGGCGGGATCTTGTCCCATATGGGCTATAGTACACATCTCTTATTCAATCTCGTTTTCATAGGGCTTGCCCTTGGGGGTATTGCCATAGACAACGAATGGAAGGCAATCAACAGATGGTTACATCCTAACAAAGAAAGGAGGCTTAGGCAATTGAATGATCAGCGATAG
- a CDS encoding helix-turn-helix transcriptional regulator, which translates to MDEKTIAQHVKYIREYAGLTLTGFSEAVNLSISYLRLIEKGNANITYSTARKIADFCEIEPNSLLSSKPLKLKKLAQIATIEAFYKENISNPQYFIARKGENSVAYFLKNTLIPSGYLNDNREVNSIQQFCKVEFDKDFTSKQLSRELNRLADKDVLQRLDKFGNRSIYLYKYNRSV; encoded by the coding sequence ATGGATGAAAAAACAATAGCTCAACATGTTAAATACATTCGTGAGTATGCAGGCCTCACACTTACTGGGTTTTCTGAAGCAGTTAATCTTTCAATCAGCTATTTACGACTAATAGAAAAAGGGAATGCTAATATTACATACAGCACAGCAAGAAAGATAGCAGACTTTTGTGAGATTGAGCCAAACTCTCTTCTGTCATCCAAGCCATTGAAATTAAAGAAGCTAGCTCAAATAGCAACTATTGAAGCATTTTATAAAGAAAATATAAGTAACCCTCAGTATTTTATTGCAAGGAAAGGTGAGAATAGCGTGGCTTATTTTTTAAAAAATACACTTATCCCTTCTGGATATTTAAATGATAACAGAGAGGTCAACTCGATACAACAATTTTGTAAAGTTGAGTTTGATAAAGATTTTACTAGTAAGCAGCTATCTCGAGAACTTAATAGATTAGCCGATAAAGATGTATTGCAAAGGCTAGACAAATTTGGGAACAGAAGTATTTATTTGTATAAGTATAATAGAAGCGTTTAA
- a CDS encoding relaxase/mobilization nuclease domain-containing protein has protein sequence MVAKIISGKQIRGVLHYNENKVAAGQAQLIMASGFAGEISRMSFDHKLRRFEYLTMTNEKVKTNALHISLNFDASEKLDIGTMQAIANTYMDKIGFGEQPFLVYRHGDAAHNHVHIVTTNIQPGGKRIPLHNIGLLVSEPARKEIEQEFNLVRAESKTFKQQPAIKPADIEKATYGRLPTKRAISNVVAVVMSQYKYTSLAEFNAVLRQFNIVADRGKEDSMMYQKKGLVYSLLDGEGNKIGVPIKASAFYSKPTLMNLEQKFEHNIEKRKPYREGLKATIEKVFLNFNSITKATFIAELRKQNILASFRQNDQGLTYGLTFIDNINKTVFKGSDLGKPYSAGNLMQRFGNIDQHIALANNNYIQQTSKSNYFNTKDEEPETKYLRPDAFERQLMTLMGNNKGDSAPLAPRKKKKKRSLGR, from the coding sequence ATGGTTGCAAAGATCATAAGCGGAAAGCAAATACGAGGCGTCTTACATTATAATGAGAACAAAGTAGCTGCAGGTCAGGCACAGCTCATTATGGCAAGCGGTTTTGCCGGTGAGATTAGCAGGATGAGCTTTGATCATAAACTCAGACGTTTTGAATACTTGACGATGACAAATGAAAAAGTAAAAACGAATGCGTTGCACATCTCCTTAAATTTTGATGCCAGTGAAAAGCTGGATATTGGCACCATGCAGGCTATTGCTAATACCTACATGGATAAGATCGGATTTGGTGAGCAGCCTTTCCTCGTCTACCGGCATGGGGATGCGGCGCATAATCACGTGCACATCGTTACGACTAATATCCAGCCAGGGGGTAAGCGAATCCCATTACACAATATAGGTCTCTTGGTATCGGAACCTGCCCGGAAAGAAATCGAGCAGGAGTTTAATCTTGTCCGGGCAGAAAGCAAAACATTCAAGCAGCAACCTGCCATAAAACCGGCTGATATAGAAAAGGCCACCTACGGTCGTCTTCCAACTAAGCGGGCAATAAGTAATGTCGTTGCTGTAGTTATGAGTCAGTACAAGTATACGTCTTTAGCCGAGTTCAACGCCGTACTCAGGCAGTTCAATATTGTTGCCGACCGTGGCAAAGAAGACTCGATGATGTATCAGAAAAAGGGCTTGGTTTATTCCCTATTGGATGGTGAGGGAAATAAAATTGGTGTGCCTATCAAGGCCAGTGCCTTTTACAGCAAACCCACTTTAATGAACCTTGAACAAAAATTCGAACACAATATAGAAAAACGCAAGCCTTACCGGGAGGGTCTCAAAGCAACAATAGAAAAGGTTTTTCTGAACTTTAACAGTATCACAAAAGCCACTTTTATTGCTGAACTGCGAAAGCAGAACATCCTAGCCTCATTCAGGCAGAATGATCAGGGACTAACCTATGGTTTGACCTTTATTGACAATATCAATAAAACCGTATTCAAAGGTAGCGACCTAGGGAAACCTTATAGTGCCGGTAACTTAATGCAACGGTTTGGAAACATTGACCAACACATAGCGCTGGCAAATAACAACTATATACAACAGACATCTAAATCCAATTATTTTAATACTAAGGATGAAGAACCAGAGACTAAGTATCTCCGACCGGATGCTTTTGAACGGCAATTAATGACCTTAATGGGTAATAACAAAGGCGATAGCGCTCCGCTCGCGCCTCGTAAGAAAAAGAAAAAGCGAAGTCTCGGCCGATAA
- a CDS encoding RagB/SusD family nutrient uptake outer membrane protein has protein sequence MKQITLCLLAGMTCWISACQKEFLDKKPNQALTVPTTLTDFQSLLDNNADINVAPYLSVTATDDIYTTDAGLSGAGVVIANSYLWQPDIYQGQTQNDWNKPYQQVFTANVILDGLAKFKPDPASQSQFNMIKGSALFIRSLAFYHLAQQFAMPYDPATAAATLGIPVRLSSDVNQPSTRGTLQQVYDQITHDLLLAADLLPMQNDYKTRPTRQAAFALLARTYQTMQRYDQAGQYASACLNIRKDLIDYNTLTASLAKPLPRALPNGNDEVLYYTALSNVNFFIIPTLTSVDSTLYRSYAANDLRKSIFFTVKSSAITQFKGNYSGTTAMFAGLALDEVYLIRAESYARAGNSSAAMNDLNFLLQNRWKKGTFVPLTASSTEDALTQVLTERRKELVFRNTRWTDLKRLNQDNRFAKTLMRNANGKTYTLLPGSPRYAFPIPDDEVRNSGIAQNNR, from the coding sequence ATGAAACAGATTACCCTATGTCTATTAGCCGGCATGACCTGTTGGATCAGTGCCTGTCAGAAAGAGTTCCTGGATAAAAAGCCCAATCAGGCCCTGACCGTTCCAACCACGCTGACCGACTTCCAGTCCCTGTTAGATAATAACGCGGATATCAATGTGGCGCCCTATCTGAGCGTGACCGCTACCGACGATATTTACACCACGGATGCCGGTCTTTCCGGCGCAGGCGTGGTGATCGCCAACAGCTACCTGTGGCAGCCCGATATCTACCAGGGGCAAACCCAGAATGACTGGAACAAACCTTACCAGCAGGTATTTACGGCGAATGTGATCCTGGATGGCCTGGCTAAGTTTAAGCCGGACCCGGCCAGCCAAAGCCAGTTCAATATGATCAAAGGCAGTGCCTTATTCATCAGGTCGCTGGCGTTCTACCATTTGGCGCAGCAGTTTGCGATGCCCTACGACCCGGCTACCGCTGCTGCGACCTTGGGCATCCCTGTTCGTCTTTCTTCCGACGTCAACCAGCCATCAACCCGGGGGACGCTGCAACAGGTTTATGATCAGATCACGCATGACCTGCTCCTTGCCGCTGACCTGTTACCCATGCAAAATGATTATAAGACCCGGCCGACCCGGCAGGCCGCATTCGCCTTGTTGGCCAGAACGTATCAAACCATGCAGCGGTATGACCAGGCAGGGCAATATGCTTCCGCCTGCCTGAATATCCGGAAAGACCTGATCGATTACAATACGCTCACCGCCAGTTTAGCCAAGCCCTTACCCCGGGCATTGCCTAATGGGAATGATGAGGTATTGTATTACACCGCATTGAGCAACGTTAACTTTTTTATTATCCCGACGCTAACCAGCGTGGACAGTACCTTGTACCGTTCTTATGCGGCCAATGACCTGAGAAAATCCATCTTTTTTACCGTGAAATCCAGCGCGATCACCCAGTTCAAAGGGAACTACAGCGGGACGACAGCCATGTTTGCGGGTCTGGCCCTGGATGAAGTTTACCTCATCCGGGCAGAAAGCTACGCCCGGGCAGGCAACAGTTCCGCCGCCATGAACGACCTGAATTTCCTGTTGCAAAATCGTTGGAAGAAGGGAACCTTTGTCCCGCTGACGGCATCGAGCACCGAAGACGCCTTGACACAGGTATTAACCGAACGCCGGAAGGAACTGGTCTTCCGGAATACCAGATGGACCGATCTGAAACGGCTAAATCAGGATAACCGGTTCGCCAAGACTTTGATGAGAAACGCAAATGGAAAAACCTATACGTTGTTACCCGGAAGCCCGAGATATGCTTTCCCCATACCGGACGATGAGGTCAGGAACAGTGGAATAGCACAAAATAATAGATAA
- the mobC gene encoding plasmid mobilization relaxosome protein MobC, translating into MEAANNSKKEERFTHPVRTRVTLSVYQRLEKLIEKGDCHSIGEVSRKILSNEQIKVFHVDASLNSVMEELALVRKELKAIGVNINQITKAFHSSRNESSKSFYALKVAERYETVGKKVDVLLEIVSQLAEKWLQRS; encoded by the coding sequence ATGGAAGCAGCGAACAACTCGAAAAAAGAAGAACGTTTCACTCATCCGGTCAGAACGAGGGTCACGCTGTCCGTTTATCAACGGCTGGAAAAGCTAATCGAAAAAGGTGATTGCCATAGTATCGGTGAGGTCAGCCGCAAGATTTTATCCAACGAACAGATTAAGGTTTTTCATGTCGATGCGTCGCTTAACAGTGTGATGGAGGAGCTAGCGCTAGTCCGGAAAGAACTCAAAGCCATAGGCGTCAATATAAACCAGATTACTAAAGCATTTCATAGTAGCCGTAATGAAAGCTCCAAAAGTTTCTATGCGCTTAAAGTCGCTGAACGCTATGAAACCGTAGGAAAGAAAGTAGACGTGTTGCTAGAGATCGTTTCCCAACTGGCAGAAAAATGGTTGCAAAGATCATAA
- a CDS encoding redoxin domain-containing protein, producing MKKITINIVMAVLCLNFSLSAQVNQAVGTATHGILIGQPMPDITLTGLLHYKDRAGHPAVTAQLADFKGKLLILDFWATWCSPCIAMIPRMDSLQKQFNGQLQFLSVTYQSANEVNAFMTKFTRQQHRTYDIPELVGDNILNNLFPHSSLPHFVWIDPHGVVRAITDQNAVTSKNIDDLLLHQDIKAPVKQEVALLPYDRTKPLFTHQNPAFDSTLVFRSSLTGCVEGLRSGYHYDLDQPGKSRRITARNLPLMALFSNAYAGQYKTLGNHKILLDVQDTTALNSSKTGAAYHQWLFAGHGYCYELIVPPRLAPDIFSIMQADLSRLFPQYKARLEIMERDCWVLTRTAATDKLKTTGSKPHIQVDRFGFQMSNATLDYLIVQLDSFYLSNTPYPVVDGTGFTGKVDLSLDANLGSVESLNQALEKYDLKFVLKKAPVEMLHISDNDKAL from the coding sequence ATGAAAAAAATAACGATAAACATCGTAATGGCTGTGCTTTGCCTAAATTTTAGCTTATCGGCACAGGTTAACCAAGCCGTTGGTACTGCGACCCATGGCATCCTGATCGGACAGCCCATGCCCGACATCACCCTCACTGGGCTTTTGCATTATAAGGATCGGGCCGGTCATCCGGCCGTTACCGCCCAACTTGCTGACTTTAAAGGCAAATTACTTATCCTTGACTTTTGGGCGACCTGGTGCAGTCCCTGCATCGCCATGATCCCCAGGATGGACAGCTTGCAAAAGCAGTTCAATGGCCAATTGCAGTTCTTGTCCGTAACCTATCAGTCCGCCAACGAGGTCAATGCTTTTATGACCAAGTTCACCCGGCAGCAACACCGGACTTACGATATCCCGGAACTGGTTGGCGATAATATATTAAACAATCTGTTTCCGCACAGCTCTTTGCCGCATTTTGTTTGGATCGATCCACATGGTGTCGTACGGGCCATCACCGATCAGAATGCGGTTACCTCGAAAAATATCGATGACCTGCTACTACATCAGGACATCAAAGCACCGGTAAAACAGGAAGTCGCCTTATTGCCCTATGACCGCACCAAGCCCTTATTCACCCATCAGAACCCGGCGTTTGATTCCACCTTGGTCTTCCGGTCGTCCCTGACCGGGTGCGTGGAGGGCTTACGGTCAGGCTATCATTATGACCTTGATCAACCGGGAAAATCCCGGCGGATCACCGCCAGGAACCTGCCCCTGATGGCCTTGTTCAGTAACGCCTATGCCGGTCAGTATAAGACGCTGGGCAATCATAAGATCTTACTGGATGTTCAGGATACGACGGCCTTGAACTCCTCTAAGACCGGCGCCGCTTATCATCAATGGCTGTTTGCCGGTCATGGCTATTGTTATGAACTGATCGTTCCGCCACGGCTGGCGCCGGATATCTTCTCCATCATGCAGGCAGACCTCAGCCGGCTGTTTCCGCAATACAAAGCCAGATTGGAAATAATGGAGCGGGATTGCTGGGTACTGACCCGGACCGCTGCTACCGATAAGCTGAAGACCACGGGCAGTAAACCCCATATCCAGGTCGACCGCTTTGGCTTTCAGATGAGCAACGCCACCTTGGATTATTTGATCGTACAGCTGGATTCCTTTTACCTCTCCAACACGCCCTACCCGGTAGTGGACGGTACCGGCTTTACCGGTAAAGTAGATCTCAGCCTGGACGCCAACTTGGGCAGTGTGGAGTCGCTTAATCAAGCCTTGGAAAAATATGATCTGAAATTCGTTTTGAAAAAAGCTCCCGTTGAAATGCTGCACATCAGCGACAACGACAAGGCTTTGTAA
- a CDS encoding SusC/RagA family TonB-linked outer membrane protein: MKRLLPLLFVIGFPLLVVAQQSAITGTVLSRNNGEPLAGATVRMTTQSTVTDRSGNFTLRLTEAADSLTISFIGYRTQTIQLNHSPGFRHVIQLEPTANQLNEVVINTGYQRLPKERSTGSFAQVDRQLLNRRVSTDLLSRLEDVTSGLIFNRGATSTNAQTPITIRGQSTINANVDPLIILDNFPYQGDLNDINPNDVENVTVLKDAAAASIWGARAGNGVIVITTKKGAFNRPIQVSLNANVTIGAKPDLYYQPQISSADFIDIEQKLFAQGFYQAAEQSASHPALTPAVELFIAQRDGKISTAEANAQLGVLKQQDVRNDLNRYFYRKSVNQQYAFNLSGGSEKQRFYVSTGYDKDLANLNRNTYDRFTLNASNTYSMIGSRLQVNTGFMLTQSRNQLDNPNYNASYNAITNTPYYPYASLADSKGNPLTVANDYRMAYARSAASSGLLDWQYSPVNELYAADQTSRVTDYRINASADYRIIPSLHALVSYQYGRGLTDGRNLQSQDTYYGRNLINQFSQVNTDGSIKRIIPLGGILDLGRTSLTSHNIRGQLNFNKGWQKNEINAIAGYELQEVHTTGNTYRLYGYDGDHATSQLVDYVNPYPSYHNPGATGQIPNRDTQTDLTDRYISWYANAGYTFDRRYSLTGSVRFDRSNLFGVNTNQKGIPLWSAGAGWNISHESFYHLGWLPYLKVRATYGLSGNVDKKLSAFTTAQYALTKAPTTLLPFQRIVNPPNPELRWEQIRTTNFGLDFSTRNDRISGTIEVYQKKGIDLIGTTPYAPSTGISSFTGNNANTLTHGADLTINTRIIDRTIQWNSTLLLSYVKDRVTEYATAQLNASTIGLIGYPIQGEPLYAIYSYPWAGLDPLTGDPQGILNGQVSKDYAAILSNASAGTIVYNGSARPTTFGAFRNTITYRNFSLSANISFRLGYYFRRSSVNYTSVLSGLGGSGDYALRWQQPGDESHTQIPSLPATIDNNRDGFYALAETLVGKADHIRLQDINFSYDLSGIRLRKLAIRHLQLYLYANNLALLWKANSFGIDPDYQTGPPPKTIAAGFKLDF; encoded by the coding sequence ATGAAAAGACTATTACCCCTTTTATTTGTTATTGGCTTCCCGCTGTTGGTCGTCGCGCAGCAGTCCGCCATCACCGGGACCGTTCTATCCAGGAATAACGGCGAGCCGCTGGCGGGAGCCACGGTACGTATGACAACGCAAAGTACAGTTACTGACCGGTCCGGGAATTTTACGCTCAGGCTTACGGAGGCAGCCGATTCGTTAACCATCTCCTTTATCGGGTACCGGACACAGACCATCCAGCTTAACCACTCACCTGGCTTTCGGCATGTCATTCAATTGGAGCCCACCGCTAACCAGTTAAATGAAGTCGTCATCAACACCGGCTACCAGCGCTTGCCGAAAGAACGCTCTACCGGGTCATTTGCCCAGGTCGACCGGCAACTGCTGAACCGGAGGGTCAGTACCGATCTGCTGAGCCGCCTGGAAGACGTGACTTCCGGTCTGATCTTTAACCGGGGCGCGACCAGCACGAACGCCCAAACGCCCATTACCATACGGGGCCAGAGTACCATTAACGCCAACGTGGATCCCCTGATCATTCTGGATAATTTTCCTTACCAGGGTGACCTCAATGACATCAATCCCAATGATGTGGAAAACGTGACCGTGCTTAAAGACGCCGCTGCGGCTTCCATCTGGGGTGCCCGCGCCGGTAATGGAGTCATTGTCATCACCACCAAAAAAGGAGCCTTCAACCGCCCCATACAAGTGTCGCTCAATGCGAATGTGACCATCGGTGCCAAACCAGACCTCTATTACCAGCCGCAAATATCCTCGGCAGACTTTATTGATATCGAGCAAAAATTATTTGCCCAGGGCTTTTACCAGGCTGCGGAACAGTCGGCGTCGCATCCGGCGCTCACGCCTGCCGTGGAATTGTTCATTGCACAGCGTGACGGAAAAATATCAACGGCTGAGGCGAATGCCCAACTGGGAGTCCTCAAGCAGCAGGATGTCCGCAATGACCTGAACCGGTATTTTTACCGGAAAAGCGTCAACCAGCAGTACGCCTTCAACCTCAGTGGGGGCTCAGAAAAACAGCGGTTCTATGTATCGACGGGTTATGACAAAGATTTGGCTAATCTGAACCGCAATACTTACGACCGATTTACTTTAAATGCTTCCAATACTTATTCTATGATCGGCAGCCGGTTGCAGGTCAATACCGGTTTCATGCTGACGCAAAGCAGGAACCAGCTCGACAACCCTAATTACAATGCTTCCTACAATGCGATCACGAATACGCCTTATTATCCCTATGCCAGTTTAGCCGACAGCAAGGGAAACCCGCTGACGGTCGCTAATGATTACCGGATGGCTTATGCCCGGTCTGCCGCATCCTCCGGACTTTTGGACTGGCAATATAGCCCGGTCAATGAACTCTATGCGGCGGATCAAACCAGCAGGGTCACCGATTACCGGATCAATGCCAGCGCGGATTACCGGATTATTCCCTCCCTGCATGCACTGGTGTCCTATCAATATGGGAGAGGACTCACAGACGGCAGGAATTTGCAAAGCCAGGACACCTACTACGGGCGTAACCTTATCAACCAATTTTCACAGGTCAATACGGACGGGAGTATCAAAAGGATCATTCCCTTGGGTGGCATCCTGGACTTAGGGCGAACCTCCCTAACCAGTCACAATATCCGGGGACAGCTTAACTTCAACAAAGGCTGGCAAAAAAATGAGATCAATGCCATTGCCGGCTATGAGTTGCAGGAGGTCCATACGACCGGCAATACTTATCGCCTGTATGGCTATGACGGCGATCATGCCACCAGTCAATTGGTGGACTACGTGAATCCGTATCCATCATACCACAATCCGGGCGCAACCGGGCAGATCCCCAACCGAGACACCCAGACTGATCTCACCGACCGGTATATTTCCTGGTATGCCAATGCCGGTTATACCTTTGACCGGCGGTATTCCCTGACGGGCAGCGTCCGGTTCGACCGGTCCAACCTCTTCGGGGTCAATACGAATCAAAAAGGCATTCCGCTTTGGTCAGCAGGTGCAGGCTGGAACATCAGCCATGAAAGTTTTTATCACCTGGGCTGGTTACCCTACCTGAAGGTCAGGGCAACCTATGGTTTAAGCGGAAACGTGGACAAAAAGCTCTCTGCTTTCACCACTGCCCAATATGCCCTGACCAAAGCGCCCACGACATTGCTGCCCTTCCAGCGTATTGTCAACCCACCCAACCCGGAACTCCGGTGGGAGCAGATCAGGACCACGAACTTCGGGCTGGACTTTAGTACCCGGAATGACCGGATCAGCGGCACAATCGAGGTTTACCAAAAAAAAGGCATAGATCTTATTGGTACCACACCTTACGCGCCGTCCACCGGTATCAGCAGCTTTACCGGTAATAACGCCAATACACTCACCCATGGTGCTGACCTGACGATCAATACCCGTATCATTGACCGCACCATCCAATGGAATTCTACCCTGCTGCTGAGTTATGTCAAAGATCGGGTGACCGAGTATGCGACCGCTCAATTGAACGCTTCTACGATCGGTCTGATCGGCTATCCCATTCAAGGCGAACCCTTGTACGCCATTTATAGTTATCCATGGGCTGGTCTTGACCCCTTGACGGGCGACCCGCAGGGCATTTTGAACGGTCAGGTCAGTAAAGATTATGCGGCCATCCTTAGCAATGCCAGCGCCGGCACGATTGTATACAACGGATCAGCCAGGCCCACTACTTTCGGTGCATTCCGCAATACGATTACCTACCGGAACTTTTCACTGTCTGCCAATATCAGCTTCCGTTTAGGTTATTATTTCCGGAGATCTTCTGTCAACTATACTTCCGTACTGAGCGGACTGGGAGGAAGCGGGGATTACGCCTTACGCTGGCAACAACCGGGTGATGAATCCCATACCCAGATCCCCTCGCTGCCGGCAACGATCGACAACAACCGGGATGGTTTTTATGCGCTCGCGGAAACGCTGGTCGGCAAAGCGGACCATATTCGTTTGCAGGATATCAATTTCAGCTACGACCTGTCCGGTATCCGCCTGAGAAAATTGGCCATCCGGCATTTACAGTTGTACCTGTATGCCAACAACCTTGCCCTGTTATGGAAAGCCAACTCCTTTGGCATTGATCCCGATTACCAGACCGGGCCGCCGCCCAAAACCATCGCAGCAGGCTTTAAACTCGACTTTTAA
- the mobC gene encoding conjugal transfer protein MobC has protein sequence MQTGEDTQGLRKINDFTRLISIFILAIHFYIACFAAFQQWHLTATITTRIVTNIARTGLFINLWKPKLAALLMLLVSLIGAKGKKEERIDKRTITGLLTSGLLLYLLSTLSFYLTAPATVVAILYIGISTTGYLLILTGGTLLSRLIKVGLQNDIFNTENETFPQEERLLQNEYSINLPATYQLKKQLRKSWINFINPFRGLLVIGTPGAGKSYFVIRHIITQHIRKGFTLFLYDFKYDDLTKIAYNTLLNNTGAYKIRPKFYVINFDDLSRTHRCNPLDPHSMEDITDATEAARTIMLGLNRDWIKKQGDFFVESPINFLTAVIWYLRRYKNGRYCTLPHVIELMQADYDPLFGVLQEQEEIKVLINPFVSAFRNNAKEQLEGQIASAKIGLARLASPQLYYVLSGNDFTLDVNNPDEPKIVSMGNNPQKLQVYGAVLSLYISRVIKLVNRKNQQKCSLIFDEFPTIYFNNMDSLIATARSNKVATTLAVQDYSQLKKDYGREQAEVIMNIVGNVISGQVTGDTAKQLSERFGKIMQDRTSLSINSDDTSTSRSLQLEYAIPASKISGLSSGQFVGMVADDPENKIALKVFHNEIQNDHEAIKREEEAYQPIPVIQDVTSDLVQDNYIKIKDDIKRLLLEELAAVNERNKGLENDEKNNTESRKVDRNDQKTVKNEGDQQAFSM, from the coding sequence ATGCAAACCGGAGAAGATACACAAGGATTACGCAAGATCAACGACTTTACTCGCTTGATCAGCATATTCATTCTAGCCATCCACTTTTATATTGCCTGCTTTGCTGCTTTTCAGCAATGGCACTTGACAGCAACCATAACAACGCGCATCGTGACTAATATTGCCAGAACAGGGTTATTTATTAACCTATGGAAGCCTAAGCTAGCGGCGTTATTGATGTTACTGGTTTCGCTGATTGGAGCCAAAGGCAAGAAGGAAGAGCGGATTGATAAACGGACAATTACCGGTTTACTGACCAGCGGTTTACTGCTGTATTTGTTAAGTACCCTCTCTTTTTATTTAACTGCGCCGGCAACAGTCGTCGCGATTTTATATATCGGTATTTCCACAACCGGATATCTGCTGATCCTAACCGGCGGTACCCTTTTATCACGATTAATCAAAGTTGGACTTCAAAATGATATCTTCAATACCGAGAATGAGACCTTCCCACAAGAGGAAAGATTGTTGCAAAACGAGTATTCCATCAACCTGCCCGCCACTTACCAATTAAAGAAACAACTCCGCAAAAGCTGGATCAATTTTATCAATCCGTTTCGCGGACTATTGGTCATCGGTACTCCTGGTGCCGGCAAGTCCTATTTCGTTATCCGGCACATTATTACTCAGCATATTAGAAAAGGGTTTACGCTTTTTTTATATGACTTCAAGTATGATGACTTGACCAAGATTGCTTACAACACTTTACTGAATAATACCGGTGCTTACAAAATCCGGCCTAAGTTCTATGTGATCAATTTTGATGACCTGTCACGTACCCACCGCTGCAATCCATTAGACCCGCACAGCATGGAAGATATCACCGATGCGACAGAAGCTGCCCGGACCATTATGTTAGGGCTGAACCGCGACTGGATCAAAAAGCAGGGCGACTTTTTTGTCGAGTCTCCTATTAACTTTTTAACAGCTGTCATTTGGTATTTGCGCAGATACAAGAATGGCCGGTATTGTACCTTGCCCCATGTCATTGAGCTTATGCAGGCCGACTATGATCCGCTCTTTGGCGTATTGCAGGAACAGGAAGAAATTAAGGTACTCATCAACCCTTTCGTGTCGGCATTCCGGAATAATGCAAAAGAACAACTGGAGGGGCAGATCGCATCAGCGAAGATTGGTTTAGCGAGGTTAGCTTCACCGCAATTATATTATGTGTTGTCAGGCAATGATTTTACTTTAGATGTCAACAATCCTGATGAGCCTAAGATTGTCAGCATGGGCAATAACCCGCAAAAGCTTCAAGTATACGGGGCAGTACTCTCCTTATACATTTCCAGGGTCATTAAGCTGGTTAACCGAAAGAACCAGCAGAAATGCAGCCTGATCTTTGATGAATTTCCTACCATCTATTTTAACAATATGGATAGCCTGATTGCGACTGCACGATCCAACAAAGTAGCAACCACATTGGCGGTGCAGGATTACAGCCAATTGAAAAAAGATTATGGGCGGGAACAGGCAGAAGTCATTATGAATATCGTAGGTAATGTTATCAGCGGCCAGGTCACCGGTGATACAGCCAAACAGCTTTCAGAACGTTTCGGCAAGATTATGCAGGATCGTACGAGTCTATCCATCAATAGTGATGACACCTCAACCAGTAGATCGTTGCAATTAGAATACGCTATCCCAGCTTCTAAGATTTCTGGGTTGTCTTCCGGCCAGTTCGTTGGTATGGTTGCTGACGATCCTGAAAATAAGATTGCACTTAAAGTATTTCACAATGAGATACAAAACGACCATGAGGCTATTAAACGAGAAGAAGAGGCTTATCAACCGATTCCCGTTATTCAGGATGTTACCTCAGATTTGGTTCAAGATAACTATATCAAGATCAAAGATGATATTAAGCGCTTGTTGCTGGAAGAACTAGCTGCCGTAAACGAAAGGAATAAAGGATTAGAGAATGATGAAAAAAATAATACAGAATCTCGGAAGGTAGACAGAAATGATCAAAAAACCGTTAAAAACGAGGGTGATCAGCAAGCCTTTTCAATGTAG